DNA from Stenotrophomonas bentonitica:
TCAAGCTGCTCGATCGCCTCCGGATGGCCATCGGCGGCTGCGGCCTGCACCTGGGCCAGGCTGGGATGCACCACCAGCAGGATCGGGTTCTCGCACACCGGGCAATCGAACTCCGCCTCGTCTTCGTGCAGTTCCATCGACATCTGGCGGGCAGTGCCTTTCCACTCGCAGGCAGGGCAGGTGTGCGGCTGGTCGCGCCAGCCGGCGGCAAAGTAGTTGTCGAGGGTCAGTGCCACGGAAACTCCGCTCAGTGCAGCAGGATCAGGGTGGCCAGGCCCAGGAAGCTGAAGAAGCCCATCACGTCGGTTACCGCGGTGACCACCACGGTGCCGGCGACGGCCGGATCCACGTTCATGCGCTTGAGCAGCAGCGGCAGCAGTACGCCGGCCAGCGCGGCAGCGCAGAAGTTGATGATCAGCGCCAGGGTGATGACCAGCGACAGCAGGAAGCTGTTGAACCACAGGAAGGCGATGATGCCGACCACGGTGCCGATCAGGGTGCCGTTGATCAACGCCACCCGCGATTCCTTCCACAGCAGGATGCGCGCGTTGCTCTGGCCGACCTGGCCGAGCGCGATGCCGCGCACCATCAGGGTCAGTACCTGCACCGCCGCGTTGCCGCCCACGCCGGCCACGATCGGCATCAGCACCGCCAGCGCTACGACTTTCTGCAGGGTCAGCTCGAACTGGCCGATCACCGTGGCCGCCAGGAACGCGGTGCAGAGGTTGATGCCCAGCCACACCACGCGGCCGCGCACGGCGCGCTTGATCGGGGAGAACAGGTCTTCCTCTTCGTCCAGGCCGGCCGCGCCGAGCGCCTGGTGCTCGGCCTGCGAACGGATGATGTCGACCACGTCATCGATGGTGATGCGGCCAAGCAGGATGTTGTTGTCGTCCACCACCGGCGCCGAGACCCAGTCATGGTCGGAGAACTGCCGCGCCACTTCGTCGGCGCTTTCGCCCACGTCGATGGCCGGTTGTTCGTCGTCGATCAGGCGGTTGATCGGGGTGCTGTCTTCGTGGGTCACCAGCGAAGCCAGCGACAACCGTCCCAGGTACTGGT
Protein-coding regions in this window:
- the mgtE gene encoding magnesium transporter translates to MAEAVRHDKTARQLRLLSDALDSGRLGPVRRLVNTLAPAEIGNLLESLPPGKREVVWGLVDPEDDGEVLVHVGEEVRESLLADMDPDEIIAAVEDLDIDDLADLVEDLPDTVIDEVLKSMDRENRERLEQVLSYPEDSAGRLMNPDVVTVRADVNVDVVLRYLRLRGELPDHTDHLFVVSRRHQYLGRLSLASLVTHEDSTPINRLIDDEQPAIDVGESADEVARQFSDHDWVSAPVVDDNNILLGRITIDDVVDIIRSQAEHQALGAAGLDEEEDLFSPIKRAVRGRVVWLGINLCTAFLAATVIGQFELTLQKVVALAVLMPIVAGVGGNAAVQVLTLMVRGIALGQVGQSNARILLWKESRVALINGTLIGTVVGIIAFLWFNSFLLSLVITLALIINFCAAALAGVLLPLLLKRMNVDPAVAGTVVVTAVTDVMGFFSFLGLATLILLH